From Primulina huaijiensis isolate GDHJ02 chromosome 15, ASM1229523v2, whole genome shotgun sequence, one genomic window encodes:
- the LOC140960145 gene encoding protein TONNEAU 1a-like: MDDYTREMMDLKTLVTRTLEKKGVLAKIRAELRASVFEAIEEEDRVIEKEEGLPPALLGSCNDRAKQLHNSPSGRLLTALVCEYLEWAQLSHTLKVYLPECNLSKDSWKSELKEFSSKNGHDLNWNGDSGPLLLDVLEGFLKYENLSQGRGSNRRLTPSEAESLSNLEARNIRRPSPPSVAGGLPPLGRPLPVSQSSDKRAGSSTSGYRKGDYNWRYDNDEPSEDVLRASAALENLQLDRKARSLTTSWRHAGDGVPDEDGRVDHM, from the exons ATGGACGATTACACCAGAGAAATGATGGATTTGAAAACCCTGGTCACTCGCACTCTCGAGAAGAAAGGCGTCCTTGCCAAGATCCGA GCTGAGCTGAGAGCTAGTGTGTTCGAAGCAATTGAAGAAGAGGATCGGGTGATAGAGAAAGAAGAAGGTCTACCTCCTGCACTATTGGGTAGCTGCAATGACCGTGCTAAGCAACTGCACAACTCTCCTTCAG GAAGGCTTTTGACTGCATTGGTATGTGAGTACTTGGAATGGGCTCAATTAAGTCACACATTAAAAGTCTACTTACCAGAGTGTAATCTG TCAAAAGATTCCTGGAAATCTGAATTAAAGGAATTTAGCAGCAAGAATGGGCATGATCTTAATTGGAATGGAGACAGCGGTCCTCTGCTCCTGGATGTTCTTGAAGGGTTCTTAAAATATGAG AATTTATCTCAAGGAAGGGGTAGCAACAGGAGATTAACCCCTTCGGAAGCAGAGTCTTTATCCAACTTGGAGGCACGAAATATTAGGAGACCTTCGCCGCCCTCAGTTGCTGGGGGTTTACCTCCACTGGGAAG GCCTCTTCCTGTTTCACAATCATCTG ATAAAAGAGCTGGGTCTTCTACTTCTGGCTATAGGAAAGGTGATTACAATTGGAGATATGATAATGATGAACCTTCAGAAGATGTATTACGTGCTTCTGCTGCTTTAGAAAATTTGCAGTTGGATAGAAAAGCTCGTAGCCTAACCACATCTTGGAG GCATGCTGGAGATGGAGTTCCGGATGAAGATGGCAGGGTAGATCACATGTAG
- the LOC140959997 gene encoding probable protein phosphatase 2C 38 translates to MHMFTHLTALHDAEFTTDNQEMSADVIKNAYLATEEEFLSLVKKQWEIKPQIASVGSCCLVGIICSGLLYIANSGDSRVVLGRLEKVKNEVKAMQLSTEHNASFESVREELHALHPNDPQIVVLKHRVWRVKGLIQVSRSIGDAYLKKQEFNRVPLFSKFRLPEPFEKPILLAEPSIHVQKLYPEDQFLIFASDGLWEHLSNQEAVDLVNSSPRSGIARKLVKAALQEAAKKREMRYSDLKKIDRGVRRHFHDDITVIVLFLDSHLISRSSSHGPILSVKGGGNTW, encoded by the exons ATGCATATGTTTACTCACTTGACAGCTCTTCATGATGCAGAATTTACGACAGATAATCAAGAAATGTCGGCTGATGTGATAAAAAATGCATATTTGGCAACAGAAGAAGAATTTCTTTCTCTGGTTAAAAAACAATGGGAAATTAAACCTCAAATTGCCTCTGTGGGATCATGTTGTTTGGTGGGCATTATATGCAGTGGACTCTTATACATTGCCAATTCTGGGGATTCTAGGGTGGTGTTGGGAAGGCTAGAAAAGGTCAAGAATGAGGTTAAAGCCATGCAGTTATCAACTGAGCACAATGCAAGTTTTGAATCTGTCCGGGAAGAATTACATGCATTACATCCCAATGATCCTCAGATCGTTGTTTTAAAGCACAGAGTTTGGCGTGTGAAGGGCCTTATCCag GTTTCAAGATCAATAGGCGATGCTTACTTGAAGAAACAGGAGTTCAACAGAGTGCCATTGTTTTCAAAGTTCAGACTGCCAGAACCGTTTGAGAAACCAATCCTTTTGGCTGAACCATCGATACATGTCCAAAAACTTTATCCTGAGGACCAGTTTCTTATTTTTGCTTCAGATGGTCTATGGGAGCACCTTAGTAATCAAGAGGCAGTCGACCTTGTCAACAGTTCTCCACGCAGC GGTATTGCTCGAAAACTTGTCAAAGCTGCACTGCAAGAAGCAGCAAAGAAAAGAGAAATGAGATATTCGGACCTGAAAAAGATTGACCGAGGAGTGAGAAGACATTTTCACGATGACATCACAGTTATAGTTCTCTTCTTAGACTCTCATTTGATCAGTCGCAGTTCCTCCCACGGCCCGATTCTCTCAGTAAAAGGCGGTGGAAATACTTGGTAA
- the LOC140960174 gene encoding dirigent protein 24-like yields the protein MVQIFKLTSNTIKSIFCFLLLATTMANSARILDEAGLQIPLPDDAPIASDTTPPEIDNPDVTPVVAPTTTQPSPPATVVPPNPSIEAQPAAPVIAPVPGIANTVPTISTASPGGAATKPGAATGTTTGAATTDHPTLSFFMHDILGGSHPSGRVVTGIVANSDANSLPFSKPNNQIFPINGGVPLNTINGVINNNNVPSLIGLNGSPTNTLLQNNGNNNIVNGGNNQAFVTAGQLPAGVTLQQLMFGSVTVVDNELTEGHELGSTVLGKAQGFYLASSSDGSSHTLALTTMFHGHDHEVDDTISFFGVHRTASPISHIVVIGGTGMYENAKGYATIETLPHEDQHTTDGLETITHFTVYLTP from the coding sequence ATGGTTCAAATTTTCAAGCTTACATCCAACACAATCAAgtcaattttttgtttcttgCTGCTAGCAACTACAATGGCCAACTCTGCACGAATTCTTGACGAAGCCGGCCTACAAATTCCACTCCCAGACGACGCCCCTATTGCATCTGATACTACACCACCGGAGATTGACAACCCTGACGTGACACCTGTGGTTGCGCCCACCACAACACAGCCGAGCCCTCCCGCCACCGTTGTGCCACCAAATCCTTCCATCGAGGCACAACCTGCTGCCCCCGTCATAGCTCCCGTTCCTGGCATTGCCAACACTGTGCCAACAATCAGTACCGCATCACCTGGTGGAGCCGCCACCAAACCAGGTGCAGCCACTGGAACAACTACTGGTGCTGCCACAACCGACCACCCTACATTGTCCTTTTTCATGCATGACATACTTGGTGGTTCACACCCGTCTGGCCGGGTGGTGACTGGCATTGTGGCCAACTCTGATGCCAACAGCCTCCCATTTTCGAAGCCCAACAACCAAATCTTCCCCATCAACGGCGGGGTACCCCTCAATACCATCAATGGAGTCATCAATAACAACAATGTTCCTTCCCTCATTGGCCTAAATGGCTCCCCTACCAACACTCTCCTCCAAAATAACGGCAACAATAACATCGTGAATGGCGGAAACAACCAGGCCTTTGTCACGGCAGGACAGCTGCCAGCAGGGGTAACCCTCCAACAGCTCATGTTTGGATCAGTAACAGTGGTCGACAATGAGTTAACAGAAGGGCATGAGCTGGGATCCACAGTTCTTGGAAAAGCTCAGGGGTTTTACTTGGCAAGTTCTTCTGATGGAAGTAGCCACACACTAGCCTTAACAACAATGTTTCATGGCCATGATCATGAGGTTGATGACACCATTAGTTTCTTTGGAGTTCACAGGACAGCGTCTCCAATTTCACATATCGTGGTAATTGGAGGAACTGGAATGTACGAAAATGCTAAAGGGTATGCCACTATTGAAACTCTTCCACACGAGGATCAGCACACCACTGATGGTCTCGAGACAATTACACATTTCACTGTTTATCTTACTCCATAG
- the LOC140960175 gene encoding large ribosomal subunit protein uL10c-like: MEVTLFTIPTSKPPSLQYLSSSSADAFSFKSHFNNPFLASSHCPKFSSKPSPLPRIRAAISRTKKEETVEKVKEELQDCFLVAGISYKGFTVKQFQEFRSQLPESSKLLVAKNTLVLKAIEGTKWEALKPCMKGMNAWLFVHSEEIPAALKPYRAFQKEKKLEENDFTGAVFEGKYYGTEEFKVLENLPTRAEIYSQILGSLKGPASAVVGTIQAPARNLVMVLKAYCKKLEEENAGQ; this comes from the coding sequence ATGGAGGTTACCCTCTTCACCATCCCCACCTCCAAACCTCCGTCGCTTCAATACCTTTCCTCCTCTTCCGCCGACGCCTTCTCATTCAAATCCCACTTCAATAACCCTTTCCTCGCCTCCAGCCACTGCCCCAAATTCTCTTCCAAGCCTTCACCTTTACCAAGAATCCGAGCAGCCATCAGCCGCACCAAGAAAGAGGAAACAGTGGAAAAGGTCAAGGAAGAACTCCAGGACTGCTTCCTCGTTGCAGGCATTAGTTACAAGGGATTCACGGTCAAACAGTTCCAAGAATTCAGAAGCCAACTCCCCGAGTCCTCTAAACTTTTGGTAGCCAAGAATACCCTCGTGCTTAAAGCCATTGAAGGCACAAAATGGGAGGCTCTGAAGCCGTGCATGAAGGGTATGAACGCTTGGCTTTTTGTGCACAGTGAAGAAATCCCGGCTGCGTTGAAGCCGTACAGAGCTTTTCAGAAGGAGAAAAAGTTGGAAGAGAATGACTTTACGGGAGCGGTTTTTGAAGGGAAATACTATGGGACTGAGGAGTTCAAAGTGTTGGAGAATTTGCCGACGAGGGCTGAAATATATTCGCAGATTTTGGGTTCCTTGAAGGGTCCTGCTTCAGCTGTTGTGGGCACTATTCAGGCCCCGGCTAGGAATTTGGTCATGGTGCTCAAGGCATACTGCAAGAAGTTGGAGGAGGAGAATGCTGGCCAATAG